The following proteins are encoded in a genomic region of Maribacter hydrothermalis:
- a CDS encoding energy transducer TonB — translation MKQFVFFFLFLVVSSCSFFESKQKRTQELINEELRHIDWNSVDSYPFFYTCDEAVTKEQQRICFEETLISHFQETLNDFEFTLTDKESETVEVIFVIDTLGRINVANIEKNALVLNQMPEFDGVITQSLKNLPKLAPALKRGIPVNTKYRIPVQLNTN, via the coding sequence ATGAAACAATTTGTCTTCTTTTTTCTTTTTTTGGTTGTAAGTTCATGTTCGTTCTTTGAGTCTAAACAAAAAAGAACCCAAGAACTTATTAATGAAGAATTACGCCATATAGATTGGAACAGTGTAGATTCTTACCCGTTCTTTTATACTTGCGACGAAGCGGTTACTAAAGAACAACAAAGGATTTGTTTTGAAGAAACCTTGATTTCTCATTTTCAAGAAACCTTAAATGATTTTGAATTTACGTTGACCGATAAAGAAAGTGAAACTGTGGAGGTTATTTTTGTTATAGATACCCTAGGTAGAATAAACGTGGCCAATATTGAAAAGAATGCTTTGGTATTAAATCAAATGCCAGAATTTGATGGTGTCATTACCCAAAGCTTAAAGAATCTTCCTAAACTTGCACCTGCTTTAAAAAGAGGAATACCCGTAAATACAAAATACCGTATTCCTGTTCAATTAAATACAAACTAA
- the ruvC gene encoding crossover junction endodeoxyribonuclease RuvC — MANEKIILGIDPGTTIMGFGLIKVVGKKMEFIQMNELLLQKYSDPYTKLKLIFERTIELIDTYHPDEIAIEAPFFGKNVQSMLKLGRAQGVAMAAGLSRQIPITEYLPKKIKMAITGNGNASKEQVARMLQSVLGLKTLPKNLDSTDGLAAAVCHFYNEGRVEVGKSYTGWDAFVKQNEKRVKK; from the coding sequence TTGGCGAACGAAAAAATAATATTGGGTATTGATCCAGGTACGACCATTATGGGATTCGGACTCATTAAAGTAGTGGGCAAAAAGATGGAGTTTATTCAAATGAACGAGTTGCTTCTTCAAAAATATAGTGATCCGTACACCAAACTAAAGCTCATTTTTGAACGTACTATTGAACTAATCGACACCTATCACCCAGATGAAATTGCTATTGAAGCGCCTTTCTTTGGTAAGAACGTACAGTCCATGCTAAAACTTGGGCGTGCACAAGGAGTTGCCATGGCAGCGGGACTATCACGTCAAATACCTATTACAGAATACCTTCCCAAAAAAATTAAAATGGCCATTACGGGTAATGGTAATGCCAGTAAGGAACAAGTCGCTAGAATGTTACAAAGTGTATTAGGACTTAAAACGCTACCTAAAAATCTTGATAGCACAGATGGTTTAGCTGCTGCAGTATGTCATTTTTATAATGAAGGCCGGGTTGAGGTTGGGAAAAGTTATACGGGTTGGGATGCCTTTGTAAAGCAGAACGAGAAACGAGTTAAGAAGTAG
- a CDS encoding four helix bundle protein — protein sequence MQFQDLLAYKKSFALAMKIFYVSKNFPKEEKFSLTDQIRRSSRSVSANIAEAYRKRNYPKHFKSKLTDSDAENSETQTWLEFALKCEYIDQSTFNDFKNDSEEVGKLLNYMINNPSKFGSE from the coding sequence ATGCAATTTCAAGATTTATTGGCTTATAAGAAGTCTTTTGCGCTTGCCATGAAGATATTTTACGTTTCAAAAAACTTTCCTAAAGAAGAGAAATTTTCCTTGACTGACCAAATAAGACGTTCGTCTAGAAGTGTAAGTGCTAATATTGCAGAAGCATATCGTAAAAGAAATTACCCTAAACATTTTAAAAGTAAGTTAACCGATAGTGATGCAGAAAATTCAGAAACTCAAACTTGGCTAGAGTTTGCATTAAAATGTGAATATATTGACCAATCAACTTTTAATGATTTTAAGAATGATAGTGAAGAAGTAGGTAAGTTGTTAAATTATATGATTAATAACCCAAGTAAATTCGGTTCAGAATAA
- the hemW gene encoding radical SAM family heme chaperone HemW: MSGIYIHIPFCKQACHYCDFHFSTSLGKKETMVNALCKELELRKEEFSGESVATIYFGGGTPSVLDTSEIEQLIAAVHEHYDVIGNPEITLEANPDDLSEEKILQLAASPINRLSIGIQSFFEEDLELMNRAHNALEAEKCLQLASQYFNNISIDLIYGMPNMTLERWKQNIKKALGFGIPHISSYALTVEPKTALAKFVEDGLITPTTDEETQEHFNLLNDTLLAAGFDCYEISNFGKPGYYSQNNSAYWQQKKYIGIGPSAHSFDGVQRGWNIDNNPKYIKSIAQNILPMEVEVLSSTDKYNEYIMTGLRTIWGVSLNRIATEFGPKYKEYALLQADKFLEEHLLFVDGDLLKTTKKGMFLADGIAADLFMVNLK; encoded by the coding sequence ATGTCCGGAATCTACATCCACATCCCATTTTGCAAACAAGCCTGTCACTATTGTGATTTTCATTTTTCAACATCTTTGGGAAAAAAAGAGACGATGGTGAATGCATTGTGCAAAGAACTGGAACTGCGTAAAGAGGAATTCTCTGGGGAGTCCGTAGCAACCATATATTTTGGTGGTGGTACGCCGTCTGTTTTGGATACTTCGGAAATTGAGCAGCTGATAGCTGCGGTTCATGAACATTATGATGTTATTGGCAATCCGGAGATTACCTTAGAGGCGAATCCTGATGATTTGTCAGAGGAGAAAATACTACAATTGGCAGCTAGTCCGATAAACAGATTAAGTATTGGTATACAATCATTTTTTGAAGAAGATTTAGAGCTGATGAACAGAGCGCATAATGCTCTGGAAGCTGAAAAATGTTTGCAATTGGCAAGTCAGTATTTCAATAATATTTCGATTGATTTAATTTACGGAATGCCAAACATGACTTTAGAACGTTGGAAACAGAATATAAAAAAGGCATTAGGTTTCGGTATTCCGCATATCTCCAGTTATGCTCTTACGGTTGAACCTAAAACAGCACTTGCCAAGTTTGTGGAAGATGGATTAATTACTCCCACTACCGACGAAGAAACACAGGAGCATTTCAATTTATTGAACGACACTTTATTAGCAGCAGGCTTCGATTGTTATGAGATTTCCAATTTTGGGAAGCCTGGCTATTATTCACAAAACAATTCTGCCTATTGGCAGCAGAAAAAATATATAGGTATTGGTCCGTCTGCACATTCATTTGATGGTGTTCAACGTGGGTGGAATATTGATAATAATCCCAAGTATATTAAATCCATAGCACAAAACATTTTACCTATGGAAGTTGAGGTGCTTTCTTCGACCGATAAATACAACGAGTATATAATGACAGGTTTACGAACTATCTGGGGAGTTTCGTTAAACAGAATAGCGACAGAATTCGGACCTAAATACAAAGAATACGCATTACTACAAGCCGATAAGTTTTTAGAAGAGCATTTACTTTTTGTTGATGGTGACCTTCTCAAAACCACTAAAAAAGGAATGTTTTTAGCCGATGGCATCGCTGCAGATTTGTTTATGGTAAATTTGAAATAG